One Amaranthus tricolor cultivar Red isolate AtriRed21 chromosome 1, ASM2621246v1, whole genome shotgun sequence DNA window includes the following coding sequences:
- the LOC130808372 gene encoding uncharacterized protein LOC130808372: protein MKSGYLDILRCVVTKFHHTWSWFGRVFNSKHFILISEFGCLVLICLLSCAHINITSSCCGVFGVMCRKHARRGSRIEDNSFSKKGRLNHIGSDLGSLAISGRMDVCCSTICTCISQVILILHLVIHPWILNVMRAKTARKGGMSRANPHTLGDMKDKNGISILGSFHQDLNCLLSITGRPKEMELKVECSADSAAK, encoded by the exons ATGAAATCCGGGTACcttg acatcttgagGTGTGTTGTCACCAAGTTTCATCATACTTGGAGTTGGTTTGGTCGGGTTTTCAATAGCAAACATTTCATACTGATTTCTGAATTTGGCTGTTTGGTTCTGATTTGCCTCCTGTCTTGTGCACACATCAATATTACTAGTAGTTGTTGCGGTGTTTTTGGGGTTATGTGTAGAAAGCATGCAAGGAGAGggtcaagaattgaggacaattctttttccaagaaggggagattgaaccatattggttcaGATCTTGGTAGCTTGGCAATAAGTGGAAGAATGGACGTGTGTTGTTCAACCATATGCACATGCATCTCCCAAGTTATTCTGATTCTGCACTTAGTAATTCACCCATGGATCTTGAATGTAATGAGAGCCAAGACAGCTAGGAAGGGGG GGATGTCCCGAGCTAACCCACACACTTTGGGAGACATGAAGGATAaaaatggaatctctatacttggatctttccatcaagaccttAATTGCCTCTTATCCATCACGGGAAGACCCAAAGAAATGGAGCTGAAGGTCGAGTGTTCAGCGGATAGTGCAGCAAAATAA